ATTCTCGGCGCTGTCCCGGGAGCCCAGGAACTGGACAGAATCGGCAATGATATCGACCGACTGCCGCTTGTTCCCTGACTGGTCCTGCCACTCCCGCCATTCGAGCCGGCCGTCGATGGCCACGGGGCGGCCCTTGGACAGGTAATTCGCGCAGTTTTCGCCCTGCGCGCCCCACACGGTGACGTCGAAGTAGTTGGGCTTGTCCTCCCATTCGCCCCCCGCGCCGCGCCGGCGCGTGTTGCAGGCGATCCGCAAGCTGCAGACGGGCGTGCCGCCCGAGGTGTTGCGCAGCTCAGGGTCGCGCGTGAGGTTGCCCGTCAGGACGACCCGATTGATGTTGGTGGCTGCCATAGAACTGCTCCTTCTCGAAAGCGAACGGCTCGGGGAAATCTCGTGTGGCCGAGACTACAACCGGGATCGGCGGGGTTGGGCGCCGAATCCCAAGAAGTTCCACCGATTTAGCGGGCTGTTTACGAAGCTGTTGCGGAAGCGCGTGGTTCCGTAGCGGGCGCGCCGAGCCCAAACGCCTCCGCGATCAGCTCGTACGAGCGCCGGCGGGCTGTGTGGTCGTGCGTGATGGT
This portion of the Thermoleophilaceae bacterium genome encodes:
- the ssb gene encoding single-stranded DNA-binding protein, with translation MAATNINRVVLTGNLTRDPELRNTSGGTPVCSLRIACNTRRRGAGGEWEDKPNYFDVTVWGAQGENCANYLSKGRPVAIDGRLEWREWQDQSGNKRQSVDIIADSVQFLGSRDSAENGGRFTPQSDVPADTADFQAAPSGGSSGDDDIPF